The following proteins are co-located in the Paraburkholderia phytofirmans PsJN genome:
- the rpoZ gene encoding DNA-directed RNA polymerase subunit omega, with translation MARITVEDCLKQIPNRFELALAATYRARQLAQGHTPKIESRDKPTVVALREIAAGQVGVEMLKKVPV, from the coding sequence ATGGCCCGCATTACCGTCGAAGACTGCCTCAAACAGATCCCGAACCGTTTCGAACTCGCGCTTGCCGCAACCTATCGCGCGCGTCAGCTCGCTCAAGGCCACACGCCGAAGATCGAAAGCCGCGACAAGCCCACCGTCGTCGCACTGCGCGAAATCGCAGCCGGCCAAGTCGGCGTCGAAATGCTGAAGAAGGTGCCGGTTTAA